A genome region from Bacteroides stercoris ATCC 43183 includes the following:
- a CDS encoding hybrid sensor histidine kinase/response regulator codes for MWLKLKIFLGYAILVLLSAFIVYQFRQEQMLRHTLRKEEKELVAIHSLTENSYIGLLDLSTHAETAVTWDDDDLREYSRKCHRVCDNLQFLKEYVHTPLQKKHIDSLCLLLWNKELLLSKAMHTFKELQGIGDIVQESIPSIVSTARKQTVQQKENVMIPSTGAEDSPKKKGNIWNIFRRKENKSAYLQQREEAERKRQSLSATSPTGITTRMLHSLNERIILEQTERQERLLVQMDSLYIGSVELNERMNSMVSEFERENNERFTERYRAFILERDNSYYMVAGLALSVSLLAIMLYTVVHRDLNHRIRYERKLEQSDKRNRELLRSRKELMASVAHDLRTPLAAIRGCAKLMPSENDVSRRTDYLDNILHSSDYMLGLVNTLMEYHQLDESGVRSNNTVFNLEALFEEIADSHRLAALQKDLAFTASFSGLDAIVCCDSSHIRQIAGNLLSNALKFTFHGEVRLEAEYRPGNLRIVVRDTGVGINAKERERIFGAFERLDSARNIPGFGLGLAITVRLVYEMQGRVEVESVPSEGSRFSVFLPVPPAGHPVCPEEKFSPVCELPVDIRVLVIDDNRVQLGIISKILSRNQIHCDCCTDVRELTDCLNRQEYDLLLTDIQMPGADGFSVLELLRTSNIPRIWKIPVIAITARSDNKEEYLAAGFADCLYKPFSEEELLAAVSQTGRPNFAAIMEGEENGEEMLDLFIEDTTEELSGMRDAFSTGDYKKLGSIIHKAAPLWKMIRINIPQSELREMASMPSEKWGGLSDKRIEELIKAVEHAVEKAKRIKKRVYGNRIDSRG; via the coding sequence ATGTGGTTAAAGTTAAAAATATTTCTGGGTTATGCCATTTTGGTCCTGCTGTCGGCCTTCATTGTCTATCAGTTCCGTCAGGAGCAGATGTTAAGACATACGTTGCGCAAGGAGGAAAAGGAGCTGGTGGCGATACACAGTCTGACGGAAAATAGCTACATCGGCCTACTGGACCTCTCCACCCATGCGGAGACTGCCGTCACATGGGATGATGACGACCTGAGAGAATACAGCCGCAAATGCCATAGGGTCTGTGACAATCTGCAATTTCTGAAAGAATATGTCCATACTCCGTTACAGAAAAAACATATCGACTCGTTGTGTCTTCTTCTTTGGAATAAGGAACTACTTCTTTCCAAGGCGATGCATACTTTCAAGGAACTGCAGGGTATAGGTGACATTGTGCAGGAAAGTATCCCGTCCATTGTCTCAACAGCTCGGAAACAAACTGTGCAGCAAAAGGAAAATGTGATGATTCCGAGTACTGGAGCGGAAGATTCCCCCAAAAAGAAAGGAAATATTTGGAATATCTTCCGTAGAAAAGAGAACAAATCCGCTTACCTGCAACAGCGGGAAGAGGCAGAACGTAAACGGCAATCTCTATCCGCCACTTCTCCAACTGGGATAACAACACGTATGCTCCATTCCCTAAATGAAAGGATCATTCTGGAACAGACTGAAAGACAGGAACGGCTGCTGGTACAGATGGACAGCTTATACATCGGCAGCGTGGAACTAAACGAAAGAATGAACAGCATGGTCTCTGAATTCGAGCGGGAGAACAACGAGCGTTTTACTGAACGCTACCGGGCCTTCATCCTTGAGCGGGACAACTCCTACTATATGGTAGCCGGCCTTGCCTTGTCCGTCTCCCTGCTGGCAATCATGCTGTACACCGTCGTACATCGAGACCTGAACCACCGTATCCGATACGAGAGGAAGCTTGAACAGTCCGACAAGCGGAATAGGGAACTGCTCCGCTCACGCAAGGAGCTGATGGCTTCGGTGGCCCATGACCTGCGTACCCCACTGGCGGCCATTAGGGGCTGTGCGAAATTGATGCCCTCGGAAAACGATGTCAGCCGTAGGACCGACTATCTGGACAACATCCTGCACTCGTCCGATTACATGCTCGGCCTGGTAAACACACTGATGGAATACCACCAGCTGGATGAAAGCGGGGTCCGTTCCAATAACACGGTCTTCAACCTTGAAGCCCTATTCGAGGAAATAGCGGACAGCCACCGTCTTGCCGCCCTGCAGAAGGATCTGGCATTCACCGCGTCCTTCTCCGGTTTAGACGCCATTGTCTGCTGTGACAGCTCGCATATCCGGCAGATAGCCGGCAACCTGCTGTCCAACGCTCTGAAGTTCACGTTCCACGGGGAGGTGCGTCTTGAGGCGGAATACCGGCCGGGAAATCTCCGTATTGTTGTCCGGGATACCGGTGTGGGAATAAACGCAAAAGAAAGAGAACGGATATTCGGAGCGTTCGAAAGGCTGGATAGCGCACGTAACATTCCCGGATTCGGGCTGGGACTGGCGATCACGGTCCGGCTCGTATATGAAATGCAGGGCCGTGTGGAAGTGGAGAGCGTCCCCAGTGAAGGCAGCCGCTTCTCCGTTTTCCTTCCCGTGCCACCGGCCGGACACCCCGTCTGTCCGGAAGAGAAGTTTTCTCCTGTTTGTGAATTGCCTGTTGATATCCGTGTGCTGGTCATTGACGACAACCGTGTTCAGCTGGGAATCATCAGTAAAATACTCTCCCGCAATCAGATTCACTGTGACTGTTGCACGGATGTCCGGGAATTGACGGACTGTCTGAACAGGCAGGAATACGACCTTCTGCTGACCGACATACAGATGCCGGGCGCGGATGGATTCTCGGTCCTTGAACTGCTGAGGACCTCGAACATTCCCCGGATATGGAAAATTCCTGTCATAGCCATCACGGCACGTTCCGACAACAAGGAAGAGTATCTTGCCGCAGGTTTTGCCGACTGTCTGTACAAGCCTTTCTCTGAGGAAGAATTGCTGGCAGCAGTCTCACAAACGGGCAGACCGAATTTTGCTGCTATCATGGAAGGTGAGGAAAACGGGGAAGAGATGCTCGATCTGTTCATAGAGGATACCACAGAGGAACTTTCCGGAATGCGGGACGCTTTTTCCACGGGAGATTATAAGAAGTTGGGGAGTATCATACACAAAGCCGCACCGCTTTGGAAAATGATCCGCATAAACATTCCCCAAAGTGAACTGAGGGAAATGGCTTCCATGCCTTCCGAAAAATGGGGTGGCTTATCGGATAAAAGGATAGAGGAACTGATTAAAGCTGTGGAACATGCTGTAGAGAAAGCAAAAAGAATAAAGAAAAGAGTATATGGCAACCGTATTGATAGTAGAGGATGA
- a CDS encoding sigma-54-dependent transcriptional regulator: MATVLIVEDDRVYARTTTNWLVKNGINARYVLSVDNAKEFLGNHDVDLVLSDYRLNNGNGMELLGWMNTHGYRIPFLIMTGYGDIPGAVEAVKKGAVDYLPKPVQTEKVLGIIRKALERKRRDGNTKQRFYTSKSPLALRLQEHIRLVAPVDTLAVLIRGASGTGKEYVARQIHVLSGRSDASFIAVDCGVLPKELAASELFGHVKGAFTGATENKTGMFAAANHGTLFLDEVGNLNAEVQRALLRALQEKRYRPVGGKEEIQTDIRLVAATNEDLEKAIAEGRFREDLFHRLNEFPLHVPLLAECIEDIIPLAEFMLDAANQEFSRKVKGFDREVQKRLKSYSWPGNIRELRMVVRRATLLAKDDWITTGEIDIPDKGRQPGEYSLNDERMERATILKALEATGNDRKAAARLLGISRSTLYLKLRKYRLD; encoded by the coding sequence ATGGCAACCGTATTGATAGTAGAGGATGACCGTGTGTATGCACGCACTACCACAAACTGGCTGGTGAAAAACGGCATCAATGCCCGTTATGTGTTATCCGTGGACAATGCAAAGGAGTTTTTAGGCAATCATGATGTGGATCTGGTATTGTCGGATTACCGTCTCAACAACGGCAATGGCATGGAACTGCTGGGATGGATGAATACACATGGCTATCGTATTCCTTTCCTCATCATGACAGGTTACGGGGACATACCCGGTGCCGTGGAAGCGGTTAAAAAAGGTGCCGTGGACTATCTGCCCAAACCTGTGCAGACAGAAAAGGTACTCGGTATTATCCGGAAAGCATTGGAACGTAAGAGAAGGGACGGCAATACAAAACAAAGATTCTATACAAGCAAAAGCCCTTTGGCATTGAGATTGCAGGAGCATATCCGGCTGGTGGCTCCGGTGGATACGTTAGCCGTGCTGATACGTGGCGCATCAGGGACAGGCAAGGAGTATGTGGCCCGGCAGATACATGTGTTGAGCGGTCGGTCGGATGCTTCTTTCATCGCAGTGGATTGCGGGGTACTTCCGAAGGAACTGGCGGCATCGGAACTGTTCGGTCATGTGAAGGGTGCCTTTACCGGAGCGACGGAAAACAAGACGGGCATGTTTGCTGCCGCCAACCATGGGACACTGTTTCTGGACGAGGTGGGCAATCTGAATGCCGAAGTACAAAGGGCACTGTTGCGTGCCTTGCAGGAAAAACGCTACCGCCCCGTAGGCGGTAAAGAGGAGATTCAGACGGACATCCGTCTGGTAGCCGCTACCAATGAGGACCTGGAGAAGGCGATAGCCGAAGGACGTTTCAGGGAAGACCTGTTTCATCGTCTGAATGAATTTCCATTGCATGTACCATTGCTGGCAGAGTGCATTGAGGATATAATTCCGTTGGCAGAATTCATGCTGGATGCCGCCAATCAAGAGTTCTCAAGGAAAGTGAAAGGCTTTGACCGCGAAGTACAGAAACGGTTGAAATCTTATTCGTGGCCGGGAAACATACGGGAACTGAGGATGGTTGTCAGACGGGCCACCTTATTGGCGAAAGATGACTGGATAACCACCGGGGAGATAGACATTCCCGATAAAGGCAGGCAACCGGGAGAGTATTCACTTAATGACGAGCGGATGGAACGGGCAACCATTCTGAAAGCATTGGAGGCAACGGGCAATGACAGGAAGGCTGCCGCACGGCTGCTGGGCATCAGCCGGAGCACGCTTTATCTGAAACTGAGGAAGTATCGTCTGGATTAG
- a CDS encoding DUF6047 family protein, translating to MSILNDIWNRIAQKPDRRKAAVTETSGTENRVYAVVTEEGVMLFSDTPKGMKARNSYLQHLADGFFNVTKVPETLRIYEIDLPIKRVAGLADNCIEKLSKADLRSTDAQLRRSVVNFTSDKFADRSVLDGGVCRAKFDLRPDFHNFDRLTKEFGLGISPRNYDVAALLYISENGYAGIVAADKVHPFSYEYEFRELAEKLGDSMRARMNAPLSAHDFGYAALQKEAKEMAADLLQSEFHITDGEFRLGARISRTKRMEMSHPVSYPHSEEEQTGGLPETHYRQEAPEQRMSDSQRQVKHAASITPQKKEKKQLIL from the coding sequence ATGTCAATCCTGAATGATATTTGGAACCGCATTGCCCAGAAACCGGACAGGCGGAAAGCGGCGGTAACGGAAACTTCCGGGACGGAAAACCGGGTATATGCGGTGGTTACGGAAGAGGGCGTGATGCTGTTTTCCGACACCCCCAAGGGTATGAAGGCACGGAACAGCTATCTGCAACATCTGGCCGACGGCTTCTTCAACGTGACCAAAGTACCCGAAACTTTGCGGATATATGAGATTGACCTGCCTATCAAACGGGTGGCCGGGCTGGCGGACAACTGCATCGAAAAGCTGTCCAAAGCGGATTTGCGAAGTACAGATGCACAATTGCGCAGGTCGGTGGTGAACTTCACTTCCGACAAGTTTGCGGATAGAAGTGTGCTGGATGGCGGGGTGTGCAGGGCAAAGTTCGACCTGCGGCCCGATTTCCATAACTTCGACCGGCTGACAAAAGAATTCGGTTTGGGTATCTCACCCCGGAACTATGATGTGGCGGCATTACTGTATATTTCGGAAAACGGGTACGCCGGGATTGTTGCGGCAGACAAGGTGCATCCGTTCAGCTATGAGTATGAGTTCAGGGAACTGGCGGAGAAGCTGGGAGACAGCATGAGGGCACGGATGAACGCGCCTTTGTCGGCACACGACTTCGGCTATGCCGCCTTACAGAAAGAGGCAAAGGAGATGGCGGCGGATTTGTTGCAATCGGAGTTTCATATTACGGATGGGGAGTTCAGGTTGGGCGCACGGATAAGCCGGACAAAAAGGATGGAAATGTCACATCCGGTGTCGTATCCGCATTCGGAAGAGGAACAGACCGGCGGGTTACCGGAAACACACTACAGGCAGGAAGCTCCTGAACAGCGGATGTCTGACAGCCAACGGCAGGTGAAGCATGCAGCTTCCATTACCCCACAGAAGAAGGAGAAGAAACAATTAATCCTATAG
- a CDS encoding DUF6047 family protein gives MFRFDFKDKSLIPPIFGTDNADYLERLCPVLERENIYPSGVVRLRDAAFCEERGIVHLSLSAEHTALLENEDYRRLRHRFGMDGDVIRSGLAAFPTYMAVEHGRKVLLFDKTDGGNRMLDEFLSGLAERFFDGKRKPESLRFYEVAPLNAACRAKIGDGQTVSSDMVRYGICVACCDMAPTLRNFNRLRKLQRQPMPLTGEQERIVSSLVARPDNVRFPNVEMRVRIPAKRKGQGMNI, from the coding sequence ATGTTCCGTTTCGACTTTAAAGACAAAAGTCTGATTCCTCCCATATTCGGTACGGACAATGCGGATTATCTGGAACGGCTCTGTCCTGTACTGGAACGGGAGAATATATATCCGTCGGGGGTGGTGAGACTCCGGGATGCGGCATTCTGTGAGGAACGGGGGATTGTACATCTGTCATTATCAGCGGAACATACGGCTTTGCTGGAAAATGAGGATTACAGGCGGCTGCGACATCGTTTCGGAATGGACGGGGATGTGATACGCAGCGGGCTGGCTGCTTTTCCCACCTACATGGCGGTGGAACACGGGCGGAAGGTATTGCTGTTTGACAAGACAGACGGTGGGAACAGGATGCTGGATGAGTTTCTGAGTGGGCTGGCCGAACGTTTTTTTGACGGCAAGCGGAAACCTGAGAGCTTGAGGTTTTATGAGGTGGCTCCGCTGAATGCCGCATGCCGGGCAAAAATAGGTGACGGGCAGACGGTTTCTTCGGATATGGTGAGATATGGGATTTGTGTGGCATGTTGCGACATGGCACCTACGCTGAGGAACTTTAACAGGCTGAGAAAATTGCAACGGCAGCCTATGCCGCTGACCGGAGAACAGGAACGGATAGTCTCGTCACTGGTGGCACGACCGGATAATGTACGGTTCCCGAACGTGGAAATGAGGGTGCGGATTCCGGCAAAGAGAAAAGGACAAGGAATGAACATTTAA
- a CDS encoding glycoside hydrolase family 31 protein, producing MNKKRIMKWIGLAVMLSMAPFVRATVDNNNPIANSKAVVICGNARFTVLTPEMIRIEYSEKGMFEDRPTFTVVNRNLELVDFKKKEDDRFLYIQTDKVKLKYRKGTNPKTSPASPENLTITIENHGCETLWYPGKKDPLNLKGTCRTLDGSNGDNKRSELENGLISRSGWAVIDDSWEATRADGSHSFALEPNPEVGYDWWAYRNDPQAIDLYFMGYGNEYKKAIGDFTKIAGKIPLPPAYVFGYWYSRYYSYSADDYREIMREIKKNDIPTDVMILDMDWHWNGKASSESENIGGWTGWSWNTNLIPEPTKLLQEIHDNGYKIALNLHPADGIDSIESPSYYKAMSRELGGKYGSNGKIAWYLDYPDFTKSFFDNVIRDHESEGVDFWWLDWQQHLTSPYTPGLGQTFWCNHVFYNDMVKNRPDRRPVIFHRWGGLGSHRYQIGFSGDALINFPTLAFEPYFTSTASNVGYAFWGHDLGGHAFTDEKIVNDPELMLRWIQFGVFTPIFRSHATDDSRIERRIWKFPNFPKLRDAVKLRYALFPYIYTMARETFDTGIGMCRPLYYEYPESEEAYKYEGEYFFGNDILVAPITEPALEDGISSKEIWFPEGKWWSVATDELIEGPCRKTMCFTQEQIPYFFKQGAIIPYNPPTVMNVTERPGHLILNFVSGCKGEGVLYEDDGDNNDYSTVFATTILRQSFKNNKGEYVITPRQGIYTNGVNARSYTFRIYNTTQPVAVKVNGVETSNYSYDVKRKCTNIDIPCTDCTTEVKVRVVYSK from the coding sequence ATGAATAAAAAAAGAATAATGAAGTGGATAGGATTGGCGGTGATGCTAAGCATGGCACCATTTGTTCGAGCTACAGTTGACAATAATAATCCGATAGCAAATTCCAAGGCAGTGGTTATATGTGGCAATGCACGCTTCACAGTACTGACTCCAGAAATGATTCGTATAGAATATAGTGAAAAAGGCATGTTCGAAGACCGTCCTACATTTACAGTTGTCAACCGTAATCTTGAATTGGTAGATTTCAAGAAAAAAGAAGATGACCGATTCTTGTATATCCAGACTGATAAAGTAAAACTCAAATACCGAAAAGGAACCAATCCGAAAACAAGTCCGGCATCTCCGGAAAACCTCACTATTACCATTGAAAACCATGGCTGTGAAACACTTTGGTATCCAGGGAAAAAAGATCCGCTAAACCTTAAAGGGACTTGTCGGACTCTTGACGGTAGCAATGGAGACAATAAACGGAGTGAATTGGAAAACGGATTAATATCCCGATCCGGTTGGGCTGTAATAGATGATTCATGGGAAGCAACACGTGCTGACGGGAGTCACTCATTTGCACTTGAGCCAAATCCGGAGGTTGGATATGACTGGTGGGCATATCGTAATGACCCTCAGGCTATTGACCTGTATTTTATGGGCTATGGCAATGAATATAAGAAAGCTATCGGAGATTTTACCAAAATAGCCGGTAAAATTCCTTTACCACCGGCATACGTTTTCGGCTATTGGTATAGCCGTTACTATTCATATTCAGCCGATGACTATCGGGAGATTATGCGAGAAATTAAGAAGAACGATATCCCTACCGACGTAATGATTCTTGATATGGATTGGCATTGGAATGGCAAGGCATCAAGTGAGTCGGAGAATATCGGAGGTTGGACCGGCTGGTCTTGGAATACCAACTTAATACCTGAACCGACTAAACTTCTTCAGGAAATCCATGACAACGGTTACAAAATCGCTTTAAATCTCCATCCGGCAGATGGCATTGACAGTATCGAATCTCCATCCTATTACAAAGCAATGAGTAGGGAACTTGGCGGTAAATATGGTAGTAACGGCAAAATTGCCTGGTATCTTGATTATCCGGATTTTACAAAGTCATTCTTTGACAACGTAATCCGTGACCATGAATCTGAAGGTGTGGATTTCTGGTGGCTCGACTGGCAACAACATCTTACGAGTCCATATACTCCCGGTCTTGGACAGACATTCTGGTGCAATCATGTGTTTTACAATGATATGGTTAAAAACAGGCCTGACCGCCGACCTGTAATCTTTCATCGTTGGGGAGGATTAGGGAGCCATCGTTACCAAATTGGTTTTTCGGGAGATGCCCTTATAAATTTCCCGACTCTCGCATTTGAGCCGTACTTTACTTCCACCGCATCAAATGTAGGATACGCTTTCTGGGGACATGACCTTGGAGGCCATGCGTTTACCGATGAAAAAATTGTAAATGACCCGGAACTAATGCTTCGTTGGATTCAGTTTGGAGTGTTTACCCCTATATTCCGCAGTCATGCCACTGATGACAGCCGGATAGAACGGCGTATATGGAAATTTCCCAATTTTCCTAAGTTACGCGATGCCGTAAAACTTCGTTACGCACTCTTCCCTTATATATATACAATGGCTCGTGAGACATTTGATACAGGTATAGGTATGTGCCGTCCACTTTACTATGAATACCCTGAAAGTGAAGAGGCATATAAATATGAAGGTGAATATTTCTTTGGAAACGACATTTTAGTAGCTCCGATAACAGAACCGGCTTTGGAAGATGGTATCAGTTCAAAAGAAATCTGGTTTCCTGAGGGGAAATGGTGGAGTGTGGCTACAGATGAATTGATTGAAGGACCGTGCAGAAAAACAATGTGTTTTACGCAGGAGCAAATTCCGTATTTTTTTAAACAAGGTGCAATTATTCCTTATAATCCTCCTACTGTAATGAATGTGACAGAACGTCCCGGACATCTGATTTTAAACTTCGTGTCAGGTTGCAAGGGTGAGGGGGTATTGTATGAAGATGATGGTGATAATAATGATTATAGTACCGTTTTTGCAACAACAATCTTAAGACAATCATTCAAAAATAATAAAGGAGAATATGTCATTACTCCTCGTCAGGGAATTTATACGAACGGTGTCAATGCTCGTTCATATACTTTTCGCATCTATAATACGACGCAACCTGTAGCGGTAAAAGTGAATGGAGTGGAAACTTCTAATTATTCTTATGACGTAAAAAGAAAATGTACGAACATTGATATACCTTGCACTGACTGTACAACCGAAGTAAAGGTCCGTGTCGTTTATTCCAAATAA
- a CDS encoding RteC domain-containing protein, producing the protein MKTLVETSLFNLFASYTNGAGPAAGELPAAYNDFVNCLATLSPAGDLTGQLRCLNYTKIELAFMRQACNGMAEDCRNILYDVFIDKTLALLDAEAEILKEMLRHGTVSAGFHAEAVRGSGSKSSVTLTWNGTDSDLIELVAALMAAGAIGTAEGRNLKIVDVIRVFEEVFHLKINALYTKRGKVFDRCTDTTPFIDSLRKSYNRMLDARLA; encoded by the coding sequence ATGAAGACATTGGTGGAAACCTCTCTTTTTAATCTGTTCGCCTCTTATACAAACGGTGCCGGACCTGCGGCAGGTGAGTTGCCGGCCGCCTATAACGATTTCGTTAACTGCCTTGCTACGCTTTCACCGGCAGGGGACCTGACGGGACAGCTACGTTGTCTGAACTACACAAAAATAGAGCTGGCCTTTATGCGGCAGGCCTGCAACGGAATGGCTGAAGATTGCCGCAATATCCTGTATGACGTGTTCATTGACAAGACGTTGGCGTTGCTGGATGCGGAAGCGGAAATACTGAAGGAGATGCTTCGTCATGGTACCGTGTCTGCCGGATTCCATGCGGAAGCGGTGCGTGGAAGCGGAAGCAAAAGTTCCGTCACACTGACATGGAACGGTACGGACAGCGACCTGATTGAACTGGTGGCCGCACTGATGGCAGCCGGTGCGATAGGTACGGCTGAAGGCCGGAATTTGAAAATTGTGGATGTTATCCGCGTTTTCGAGGAAGTGTTCCATCTGAAAATCAATGCGCTGTACACCAAGCGTGGCAAGGTGTTCGACCGTTGTACGGACACCACTCCGTTCATCGACTCCCTGCGCAAAAGTTATAACCGGATGCTGGACGCACGGCTGGCGTAA
- a CDS encoding glycoside hydrolase family 97 protein — translation MKIIIAAFLLLSCFMAKAESISSPSGNITLEFSINERGIPTYQVTYKGIPVIKPSTLGIELNEENSLMDSFRINNTSTSTFDETWEPVWGENSHIRNRYNELFVELEKPSNGRFMNLRFRVYDDGVGFRYEFPSQQYLPYFVVKKEHTQFAMTGDHTAWWIPGDYDTQEYDYTESKLSEIRSLLSGAVDGNLSQSIFSSTGVQTSLQMKTAEGLYINLHEAALVDYSCMHLVLDDKNFVFTSQLTPDAQGNMAYMQTPCRTPWRTVMVSDDARDILASNLILNLNEPCKYKDTSWIKPVKYIGVWWEMIAGGKPWAYTWDVPSVRLGETDYNKVKPNGQHPANNENVKKYIDFAAKHGFDQVLVEGWNIGWEDWFGHSKDYVFDFVTPYPDFDIKMLNEYAQSKGVKLMMHHETSASIRNYERHMEAAYQLMNDYGYNAVKSGYVGNMIPRGEHHYGQWLNNHYLYAVTEAAKHHIMVNAHEAVRPTGLCRTYPNLIGNESARGTEYEAFSGNKPFHTTVLPFTRLQGGPMDYTPGIFEMDMSKLNPNSKSHVNSTLARQLALYVTMYSPLQMAADIPENYERFMDAFQFIKDVPVDWDESKYLEAEPGRYIVAARKAKGSNNWFIGCTSGEEGHLSTLKLDFLDNDKKYIATVYEDGKDAHYRNNPQSYGIRKGIVTAKSALKMKAVAGGGYAISIIEITDKTVLRDLKNLK, via the coding sequence ATGAAAATAATAATAGCAGCCTTTCTGCTTTTATCGTGCTTTATGGCAAAAGCAGAAAGCATCTCTTCTCCGTCGGGCAATATTACACTTGAGTTTTCAATAAATGAGAGAGGAATCCCGACTTATCAGGTAACTTATAAGGGCATTCCTGTGATAAAGCCTAGTACACTAGGGATTGAATTGAACGAAGAAAATTCATTAATGGATTCTTTCCGGATAAATAATACATCTACATCGACTTTTGATGAGACTTGGGAACCTGTATGGGGAGAAAACAGTCATATCCGTAACCGCTATAATGAACTTTTTGTGGAATTGGAGAAACCATCGAACGGACGCTTCATGAATCTCCGTTTTCGTGTGTATGATGACGGCGTGGGATTCCGCTATGAGTTCCCTTCGCAACAATATTTGCCCTACTTCGTTGTAAAAAAAGAACATACTCAATTTGCCATGACCGGTGATCATACAGCTTGGTGGATTCCGGGAGATTATGATACACAAGAATATGACTATACCGAGTCGAAACTGTCAGAAATTCGTAGTTTGCTGAGCGGTGCTGTTGACGGGAACCTGTCGCAAAGTATTTTTTCATCCACAGGCGTACAGACTTCCTTGCAGATGAAGACAGCCGAAGGTCTTTACATCAACCTGCATGAGGCTGCTTTGGTGGATTATTCTTGCATGCATTTAGTCCTAGATGACAAGAATTTTGTATTTACTTCGCAACTTACTCCTGATGCACAAGGAAATATGGCTTATATGCAGACTCCTTGCCGTACTCCCTGGCGTACTGTCATGGTGAGTGATGATGCACGCGATATTCTTGCTTCAAACCTTATCTTGAATTTGAATGAACCTTGCAAATACAAAGATACCTCCTGGATTAAACCGGTGAAATATATCGGTGTATGGTGGGAAATGATTGCCGGTGGAAAGCCTTGGGCATATACCTGGGATGTACCTTCTGTGAGATTAGGAGAAACGGATTATAACAAGGTCAAGCCCAACGGACAACACCCGGCTAATAATGAGAACGTAAAAAAATACATAGACTTTGCTGCTAAGCATGGATTCGACCAAGTGTTGGTGGAAGGATGGAATATCGGGTGGGAAGACTGGTTTGGCCATTCCAAAGATTACGTGTTTGACTTTGTGACTCCTTACCCGGATTTTGATATCAAGATGCTGAACGAGTATGCCCAGTCTAAAGGGGTGAAACTAATGATGCATCATGAAACATCGGCTTCTATCCGTAACTATGAACGTCATATGGAAGCTGCTTATCAATTGATGAACGATTATGGATATAATGCTGTAAAGAGTGGATATGTGGGCAATATGATTCCGCGTGGCGAACATCATTATGGACAATGGTTGAATAACCACTATCTATATGCCGTAACCGAGGCTGCCAAACACCATATCATGGTAAACGCACATGAGGCCGTACGTCCTACCGGGTTGTGCCGTACATATCCTAACTTGATTGGCAACGAATCTGCTCGTGGTACGGAATATGAGGCATTCAGCGGAAACAAGCCGTTTCATACTACCGTCTTACCGTTTACCCGCCTGCAAGGTGGTCCTATGGATTACACTCCGGGAATCTTTGAAATGGATATGAGTAAACTCAATCCAAATAGTAAATCACACGTGAACTCCACACTTGCCCGCCAACTCGCGCTTTATGTCACCATGTATAGTCCACTCCAAATGGCAGCCGATATACCAGAAAACTACGAACGGTTCATGGATGCTTTCCAGTTTATCAAGGATGTGCCCGTGGATTGGGATGAGAGTAAATATCTGGAAGCCGAACCAGGACGCTATATTGTAGCGGCACGTAAAGCAAAAGGTTCAAATAATTGGTTCATAGGTTGTACCAGTGGTGAAGAAGGACATTTATCCACGCTGAAACTTGATTTTCTTGACAATGACAAGAAATACATTGCAACTGTTTATGAAGATGGTAAAGATGCGCATTATCGGAACAATCCGCAATCTTATGGCATTCGTAAAGGTATTGTTACTGCCAAATCGGCTTTAAAGATGAAAGCTGTGGCAGGTGGTGGCTACGCCATCAGTATTATTGAAATAACTGATAAAACTGTTCTGAGAGACCTGAAGAACTTGAAATAA